In the genome of Mercurialis annua linkage group LG8, ddMerAnnu1.2, whole genome shotgun sequence, the window ATACAAGCGGATTCGCAGTTTTTTGATTCATACTGTGATGCACGAATAATCGAGTGGTGTTTATTCGAGTTTGGATGGTAATTAATTATGAATGtaaatttcatttttgattttatatttggaATACACGAAAGTGTTTTTAAAAGAGTTCCTAGAGATATAGTATTACTTCAGCAATTATTGTTGTGAATCGTTGGATGTTGCTGTTGTGAGCAGTTGAGCTATTAGATGAAATATAAGTTTTGATAACAGTTTTTTCAGTTAGGGGTTGGCGGTTGGTTCCAATTGAATTGTTCGAAAGTACaagaatgtaatttttttcaaatcgatctatttttgttttgtcaaaAAACCGATCTAATTGATTTAGGTTATTTTTTcggttaagtttttttttttttttagtctAGTTCGTGTTAAAATTTAACTGAAACTTTTATGTTCAAAATTGGATTGAATGTTTTATAGTGTCAAATCAAGTTGAACTGTTTATCGATgtgatttaattttttggtttgaatcaattttttcaaaaataatcatGTACGGTttgataaatttcaatttacttCAACCTCTAAATCAAAAATCTCTTTATACATGTAGTATCTGAAACTTTTTTAACACTATTATTTTAGTGTTTaatgtttaaacattttataaatacattaaaaagtTATTACTAGCCGTTATTAAGTCACCTATgtgctaaaaataataaaactaagctctataaatatttaaattttatcgtTATATTAGcagaaataaataaatcatatcaataaatataaattttattttgaactttatAAAGATATGGATCGAAAAACGGTTAAAAACACTAGttgatatacttttaaaaagttaagtaccaatgtttaaaaaataaaagtttaggcaCTAAAATAGGAGATTAAAAAAGTTCACTGGTATAAATTCTCTTTAAAAAATGACACATGGCGCCAGTCAAGTGAGTTCAGAATCAGTTAGTTACCATCTTCACTCCATCAAAAATCAGCTTACGCTCTCAAAATTCCTGATCTGACATTGCCAATGTGATGATAATCCATTAATCTTGGATCAAAATCAGGTGAAATTTGAATGATTACACTATTTTCTTGATCAGGTACGTTCAGTATTATGTTTTCAAGTGTTCTAAATTATTTTCTTGCATcatattgatttattttctgTTCTAATGAAATTAAATGATAGAGATAACTGTTAGGTTTCGACTCAAATTTAGAGTTACTATTTTGATGGATCAAACCAAATGTGGATTGAATTGAGCTCATCCGAAATGATTTTCTTGATTGGTTCAATTTGTGGAAAAAATAATGGAATTCTTGAACTAGGTTTTACTATGTTTTCGTTGTTACTATCATCTGATTTATGCATATTGTTCGGTTTAGAGGTTTTTGTTGTTATTCTGATTCTTGAAATTGGATTTCATCTCAAAATCGTTGATAGTTTTATACTAAACACTCCGATAGAAAAATGCTGGTGTGGATGCCGGAACAGTGTATATTTTGGTGTCTACATCagctctttttttttaattggaaaagcgtttcatgttttgaATTGTGAAAAATTGACAGTTTGTGTCTGATATTGCCAAGATTTAAAGCTTGTGGTGTAATAAGCTAAAGTTCACGATTTAATTTGCATCTAACCTTTCTTGATATTgaattatatatcaaaacaaTTGATAGTTATATACTAAACATTTGAGAAAAAAaggaattaaataataaaactaattaaagcgCCAAAAAAGTCTTTAATCTGATGGAAAATTCCTGTTATTCTGCTTCAGATTGTCTTACATTTGGTTTGATATTTACTACAGAGAAGAGGCAGATGCTTAATGATTGAGTAATACTTGTGACTTGTTAGCTATAGATTTCACGGAATCGCAATCCGATTATATACGATTGAAAATGGCCTGGTTCAGAGTTGGTTATAGTGCTGCAAGAATTGCCATCAGGAGAACTCTATGTCAGAATGGACTATATGCCTCGAGAGTACAAAAGTTTCCTTCTCAAAATCGAGATTTTCGCAGTACAATTCTTCGATCAAAGTCTCAATCAACAGCTGCTTCTCAGTCTGATAACTTTTTAGAAGGTACAAGCAGCGTGTATCTGGAAGAGCTTCAAAAGGCGTGGCAAGCTAATCCAAGCAATCTAGATGAATCTTGggataattttttcaaaaactttTTAGGTCAGTCGGCAACAGTCGATGGTATTTCGGGTCAAACAATTCAAGAAAGCATGCGTCTGGTGTTGCTTGTTAGAGCTTATCAGGTTCGCGGCCATATGAAAGCGAAACTAGATCCATTAGGCTTGGAAGAAGGCGGAATTCCTGATGATCTGAATCCTGCTTTTCATGGATTTTCAGAAGCTGATCTTGACAGAGAATTCTTTATAGGAGTATGGAATATGTCTGGATTTCTGTCACACAATCGACCTGTAATGACTCTTCGAACCATAGTAACAAGACTCGAACAAGCCTACTGTGGACATATTGGATACGAGTATATGCATATTCAAAATCGTGAGAAATGTAATTGGCTTAAAGACAGGATTGAAACTCCAGAACCTGTGAGGTACAGTCAAGAAAGGCTTGAGCTTTTCCTTGACAGGTTAGCATGGAGTACGCTGTTCGAGAATTTTTTGGCTGCTAAATGGGGATATGCAAAGAGGTTTGGGCTTGAAGGCGGTGAGACTCTGATCCCCGGAATGAAGGAGATGTTTGACAGAGCCTCTGATCTTGGTGTGGAGAATATAGTAGTCGGAATGCCTCATAGAGGAAGGCTGAATGTTTTGGGCAATGTTTTCAGGAAACCACTCGCTCAAATATTTAGCGAGTTCGACAAAAATACGAAAACTGTGGACGAGGTTGGGCTTTATACGGGAACTGGTGATGTCAAGTATCACTTAGGAACTTCTTATGACAGACCAACTAGAGCTGGGAGGAATATACATCTGTCATTGGTCGCGAATCCAAGCCATTTAGAAGCTGTCGATCCAGTTGTACTGGGCAAAACTCGAGCAAAGCAATACTATACCGACGATCTTGACAGGACTAAGAATATGGCTGTTTTGATCCACGGCGATGGAAGCTTTGCTGGGCAAGGCGTAGTTTATGAAACCTTACATCTTAGTGCACTTCCTAACTATGCAACTGGTGGGACTATACACATTGTAGTGAACAATCAAGTGGCCTTCACTACCGATCCGAGATCAGGGAGATCTTCAAGGTACTGTACTGATGTTGCTTTGGCCCTGAGTGCTCCAATTTTTCATGTAAATGGTGATGACATGGAGGCAGTTGCACATGTGTGCGAGCTTGCAGCAGAGTGGCGCCAGAAGTTCCATTCTGATGTTGTTGTTGATATTATATGCTATCGCCGGTTCGGGCATAATGAAATTGATGAGCCAATGTTCACACAGCCAAAAATGTACAAGGTTAGCTCATTGTCTAGCTGTGTTGCACGAAAATGGAAATGCTGACCagaatttattataaatataaggtTCACAGTTTCATAAGTATTTTCCGAAACAGAAATAAAACTGTAAAGCGCAGGACTTAACAAATTTTCGTGCAATGTAGTTGTCCAGAAATGGAACTTTACTGTAAGATTCTGCATGTCTTGAATCCTTCTTGTATGTATTTTCCTTACTCTTCTTGCTTGTGGTAACAGGTGATTCAGAAGCATATTACCTCTCttgaaatatatcaaaacaaaCTCTTACAATCTGGGGAAATAACACAAGAAAATGTTGATAAGATACACAAAAAGATCAATGAAATACTGAATGAAGAATTCTCCAACAGCAAAGATTTCTTTGGAAAAACACGCGACTGGCTTTCATCGCATTGGGCTGGTTTCAAGTCACCTGAACAGATTTCAGAAATCCAGAATACTGGGTATTGCTATTTTCTTTCTCGGTTTTTTGCCTTAGCACAACTAAGTTCTTGGATTTATGTGCTAGAATTTCCTAATGTTGTATAGGGTAAAGTTGGATGTGCTGAAGACAGTTGGTAAAGCAATCACAGCACTTCCAGATGATCTGAAGCCTCATAAAAGACTAAAAAGTATATATGACGATCGATTACGGATGATCGAGACAGGTGAGGGGATTGACTGGGCATTGGCTGAAGCACTAGCTCTTGGAACATTGCTAGTTGAAGGTACTCATGTTAGACTCAGTGGCCAGGATGTCGAAAGAGGTACGTTCAGTCATCGGCATGCTATGGTTCATGATCAGGAGTCAGGAAAGAAGTACTGTCCTCTTGATAATATCATGAAGGATCAGAATGAAGAAATGTTTACTGTGAGCAATAGGTAATATATGGAAACGTTCAAGAGTTTTCTGTCAGGCATTTCCTATTCAATTGTTGCTATTTTTGTTTGCTTTATCATTATTCTTTATGACTAATCCTAATCTATGCTGCGCGGAAAGTTGAAAATGGAATATGGTGAAACTACATTCTTTAGAGGATTAggtaataaatataaagtttctcAGTTTCATAAGTGTTCGAAAATGAAAACAGAACGCCAAAATATAGGATTCGAAAAGTTTTCGTGCAAATAGATACTAATAGCTAAAGGATATTTACCGATTTTCAAAACTGAATTTTTTGCTGTATGATGAAATTAATCTTGCAGTTGCATTTGGATTTTGGATTcctaaaattcattttatttcagaCTATATGAGCCTCAATATCCTATTTTAAGATATTTGCATTTCAGTCAACagaaaatatgataaaaatgtGCTTTTTCTCTCATTAATATATTTAGTTGATGCATAAGGTGACAACATGTGAAAATGTATGTTCTTCTGCGCAGTTCTCTCTCAGAATTTGGTGTACTTGGATTTGAAttggggtattcaatggaaaatcCGAATGCTCTGGTTATGTGGGAAGCGCAATTTGGTGACTTCTCTAATGGAGCTCAAGTGATGTTTGATCAGTTTCTGAGTGGCGGAGAGGCTAAGTGGTTGAGACAAAGTGGCTTAGTTCTTCTGCTTCCTCATGGTTATGATGGCCAAGG includes:
- the LOC126659602 gene encoding uncharacterized protein LOC126659602 encodes the protein MAWFRVGYSAARIAIRRTLCQNGLYASRVQKFPSQNRDFRSTILRSKSQSTAASQSDNFLEGTSSVYLEELQKAWQANPSNLDESWDNFFKNFLGQSATVDGISGQTIQESMRLVLLVRAYQVRGHMKAKLDPLGLEEGGIPDDLNPAFHGFSEADLDREFFIGVWNMSGFLSHNRPVMTLRTIVTRLEQAYCGHIGYEYMHIQNREKCNWLKDRIETPEPVRYSQERLELFLDRLAWSTLFENFLAAKWGYAKRFGLEGGETLIPGMKEMFDRASDLGVENIVVGMPHRGRLNVLGNVFRKPLAQIFSEFDKNTKTVDEVGLYTGTGDVKYHLGTSYDRPTRAGRNIHLSLVANPSHLEAVDPVVLGKTRAKQYYTDDLDRTKNMAVLIHGDGSFAGQGVVYETLHLSALPNYATGGTIHIVVNNQVAFTTDPRSGRSSRYCTDVALALSAPIFHVNGDDMEAVAHVCELAAEWRQKFHSDVVVDIICYRRFGHNEIDEPMFTQPKMYKVIQKHITSLEIYQNKLLQSGEITQENVDKIHKKINEILNEEFSNSKDFFGKTRDWLSSHWAGFKSPEQISEIQNTGVKLDVLKTVGKAITALPDDLKPHKRLKSIYDDRLRMIETGEGIDWALAEALALGTLLVEGTHVRLSGQDVERGTFSHRHAMVHDQESGKKYCPLDNIMKDQNEEMFTVSNSSLSEFGVLGFELGYSMENPNALVMWEAQFGDFSNGAQVMFDQFLSGGEAKWLRQSGLVLLLPHGYDGQGPEHSSARLERFLMMSDSDPYVVPEMESSQRKQIQECNWQVVNVTTPANYFHVLRRQIHRDFRKPLVVMSPKNLLRHKSCKSNLSEFDDVQDNSGSDKQGTRFKRLIKDQNDHSDLEEGIRRLVLCSGKVYYELDDLRNKIKAQDIAICRVEQLSPFPFDLIQRELKRYPNAEIVWCQEEPMNMGGYNYILPRLYRAMKDLGKGVCIEDIKYVGRDPAASTATGFSSMHTKEQSELVQLAMQAEPIKPVY